TCGGCAAGCAGGTCGGGCAGGGCGACACCGTCACGCTGACGCTCTCCAAGGGGCCCGTGATGGTCGAGGTCCCCGATGTCGTGGGCGACAGCGTCGACGACGCGACCCGGCAGCTGAAGGACGCCGGCTTCGAGGTCGAGGAGGACCGGGGCATCCTCGGACTCTTCGGCGACGAGGTCAGGAGCCAGTCGGTGGACGGCGGTGACACGGCTCCCAAGGGGTCGACCATCACCATCGAGATCCGCTGACGGGATCGGCCCGGCCGTCGCCTCGAACCGGCGGCCGGGCACCGCGGACCGCATGACACCCTGGTGCGGTGAGCACTCAGCAGTCCCCCGCCCTCCCGGGCCCCCTCCCCACCCCCGCCGGCCCGTCCCGCAACCCCGTCGGCGGCCATGTGCCCGTCGCCGGGGGCCTGAACTCCGTGGGGCTGACGTACGCCCGTGATCTGAGGGCCGAGACCGTCCAGGTCTTCGTCGCCAACCCGCGCGGCTGGGCGACCCCGGTGGGCAACCCCCGGCAGGACGAGGAGTTCCGCGCGGCCTGCGCCGAGGAGTCGATCCCCGTGTACGTGCACGCGCCGTACCTGATCAACTTCGGCTCGCACACCGAGGCGACGGCGGAGCGGTCCGTGGAGTCGATGCGGCACTCGCTGCGCCGGGGGCGGGAGATCGGCGCGCTCGGGGTGGTCGTGCACACGGGGAGCGCGACCGGCGGGCGGGACCGGTCGGTGGCGCTCAAGCAGGTGCGGGAGTATCTGCTGCCGCTGCTGGACGAGTTGACCCACGACGACGACCCGTTCCTGCTGCTGGAGTCGACGGCGGGCCAGGGAGCCTCGCTCTGCTCCCGCACCTGGGACTTCGGGCCGTACTTCGAGGCGCTGGACGCCCATCCGAAGCTGGGTGTCTGTCTGGACACCTGCCACATCTTCGCGGCCGGCCACGACCTGACCGGCCCGGACGGTATGCACCGGACCCTCGACCTGCTGGTGGACACCGTCGGCGAGGGCCGGCTGAAGCTGATCCACGCCAACGACTCCAAGGACGTGGTCGGCGCCCACAAGGACCGCCACGAGAACATCGGCTCCGGCCACATCGGCGAGGATCCCTTCCGCGCCCTGATGACCCACCCCGCCACGGCGGGCGTGCCACTGATCATCGAGACTCCGGGCGGCAAGGAGGGCCACGCGGCGGACGTGGAACGCCTGAAGAAACTCAGGGACGGCTGAAGAAACTCGGGGACAGCTGAAGAGATTCAGGGACGGCTGACACGCCCCCTCGTGGAGCGCGCCGCCGGCCGGGGGCCCGTCAGAGTTCGGGTCCGTCCCCCGGTTCCTCCTGATAGGAGTAGCGCTGTTCCCGCCAGGGGTCGCCGATGTTGTGGTAGCCGCGCTCCTCCCAGAAACCGCGGCGGTCGGCGGTCATGTACTCGATGCCGCGGACCCATTTGGGGCCCTTCCAGGCGTAGAGGTGGGGGACGACGAGGCGGACCGGGAAGCCGTGCTCGGCGGTGAGGAGTTCGCCGTCCTTGTGGGTGGCGAAGATCGTGCGGTCGTCGGCGAAGTCGGCGAGGCGGAGGTTGGAGCTGAAGCCGTACTCCGCCCACACCATCACATGGGTGACTTCGGCGGCGGGCGGCGCGGTGTCCAGGATCGTCCGGGCCGGGATGCCGCCCCATTCGGCGCCGACCATGCTGAACTTCGTCACGCAGTGCAGGTCGGCCACGACCGAGGCGTACGGCAGGGCGGTGAACTCGTCGTGGGTCCAGGCGTGCTTCTCGCCGTCGGCGGTGGCGCCGAAGACCCGGAAGTCCCAGCGCTCGGGACGGAACTTGGGGACGGGTCCGTAATGCGTGACGGGCCAGCCGCGCTGGAGCCGCTGTCCCGGCGGAAGCTGCGACGACGCCGCGTTCTCAGAGGCGCGATCTCCTGATTCGCGTTCCACCGGCTGACCCATGACTCCATCCTGACAGACCCCGGGTGGTGCACATGACCAGGGTCCACCCGACCCGGACATTTAGAACTAAGGCTGCACTTACTTACTAAGCTTGCACTTACTGGACGATCTTCGACAGCGGTGCAATCATCGCGGCGCAACCTCCCAGTTCCCCGCTTGGAAGGAGCCTCTGCGATGCAGGGCGACCCCGAGGTCATCGAATTCCTCAACGAGCAGTTGACCGCGGAGCTCACCGCGATCAACCAG
This genomic stretch from Streptomyces deccanensis harbors:
- a CDS encoding deoxyribonuclease IV, translating into MSTQQSPALPGPLPTPAGPSRNPVGGHVPVAGGLNSVGLTYARDLRAETVQVFVANPRGWATPVGNPRQDEEFRAACAEESIPVYVHAPYLINFGSHTEATAERSVESMRHSLRRGREIGALGVVVHTGSATGGRDRSVALKQVREYLLPLLDELTHDDDPFLLLESTAGQGASLCSRTWDFGPYFEALDAHPKLGVCLDTCHIFAAGHDLTGPDGMHRTLDLLVDTVGEGRLKLIHANDSKDVVGAHKDRHENIGSGHIGEDPFRALMTHPATAGVPLIIETPGGKEGHAADVERLKKLRDG
- a CDS encoding sulfite oxidase-like oxidoreductase, which produces MGQPVERESGDRASENAASSQLPPGQRLQRGWPVTHYGPVPKFRPERWDFRVFGATADGEKHAWTHDEFTALPYASVVADLHCVTKFSMVGAEWGGIPARTILDTAPPAAEVTHVMVWAEYGFSSNLRLADFADDRTIFATHKDGELLTAEHGFPVRLVVPHLYAWKGPKWVRGIEYMTADRRGFWEERGYHNIGDPWREQRYSYQEEPGDGPEL